CGGCATATgagagagtgcgggtctaaaactttgccccgccccgcaaaaaagtgagtgcggggcggggaaagcccacgggcattgaaccttttaggcctaaaaatagtaaaattgtatgaaaaagctcATTCCCGCATAAGCCTGGAAAAAAACAGGGTGGGGCGGGGCGGACACACTAaagggagcgggcctaaaacctccccccgccccgcgaaaaagtgcgggtaaaacgggctttccccgcaggccgggcccgttttgccacccctagtgtcACGGTCTCAATGGGGATATGCCTAGCAACAAATGCTAGGCCCAATACGTATAGATCCAACATtcttcaatcaaatttttattatattctccATTTAGATTTTAATCAATTCTAATAtcaattaagaaaaaataaattaaaaggggAAGGGGAGATTAGGGTTTATTTGTTAAGACTTTTCAGCTCTTAATCAAATAACTAACTTTACGTTTTAATTCTTATGTTTTTTTCAAAATTGTGTAATTATAAAGACAGGGATAGTAATAAATTAAGGGAATTTCTTATTCTACTCTATGTTTTTCAAACGCACCATGCGAAATCTCAAAAATGCCCCTCAAAATTAGAAGTATATTTTCGGTGCACACCATAATTGACATTAACGTTGGAACTAACCGGAAGTATAACTACGGTATGGAACCACAAGTATATTTCCGGTTCGTGGGACACCTAAAAGGCGCGCTCCCTCTTCCCCTCCCATTACAGTTTCAAAAACAAAACTAAATACACTCACTCTCTCAATTTCACTTTCACCGAATCAACCGTATTTGCAATCGAAGTCGTTCTAAGGTATCaagcatccaacaacaatcaaacgaaaaaaacaacaacaatcaatcaagtaagtttattttgaaatttttagagttTATGTAAAATCCACTTAAATGTGTGTTTTATGTCAGAAATTAGGTATTTGTCCATTGTTTTGAACATTATAAATCATTTCTAAGGTGTTAGACATGTCTTTTAAATGATCAATGGCTATTAAGCTATTTAATTGAATTCTTTTATGGGGGTGAGGTGTCATTAACGCACCTCTGAAATCGCATCAGTAACAGGAAATATACTTCCGGTTTTCATCAAGAACAAAACCGCATGTATATATCCGATTTTTTCCCTTATGTGTTTTCAAGTTTGTTTTCAACATCGGTCCTTGAGTTAACATTTCTTTCGTGCTTCTACAGGAGAAATGACTGACTGAGCATCTCGATTGAGACCTGGAAGAGTAGCATAACTCCTTCTGTACAGAGAGAAAAGATTCAGCCAACCCAACCTCCTCCTGCATCTGGACAAGCTGTAACAGATGCACCAGCTTCATCTTCCGGTGTTCCTCCTGCTACTCCCACTATTTCGACCTCCCGTAGCTAACGAGATTCTCCAATCCATCCTTCTCCACCCCCATCCTCCCGCAGACGCATCTCTCCACCTACAACATTTGAGGCGGGAGAGGCCTTAGGTTCTCAGGCGACACCAGAGGTGCCAGAGGCCCAATCTCAGCCTCTATCAGAGCCTTCACCCCAACCTCCATCACAACCTCAAACAACACTAGATGCAGCTCGTGCACAGCCTGCACCTGCACTGCGAGCATCTGCATAGCCTGCGGCGCCTCAGGCTTTTGGAGGAGGACCGTATGATTTATCCTTTCTTTCTCTTTACCCTGACCATGTTGCTAGACGTATCTGGGATGGACAtgtatgaattttgaattttgattattacattttaaattatgattttgtttatgaatttttaattttggTTTGTTGTTTAAACCCGTCAAAATATTTATGTAGGACCGTGATATGCTCAAGGTCATTAGCCATGGGCGGAAGATCAGTAGACTGATACCCCTTACAAAGCCATGGTTTGATGAGCTTTTACAGCCTACAGGGTTGAAACATTTGGCCCAGTGTGGATACAGTATGGTCAACTGGGGTATGATTAACACTTTTGTCGAGAGATGGAACCATGAGACGTCGTTGTTTCACATACCACATGGTAAGACGACGATCACACTCGACGAGGTCGCGTGTTTGTTGCATCTTCCGATTAGAGGGAAATTCTTGGATCATGAGAGGATCGATAAGGAGGAGGCGTTGGATCTGCTGGTTCAGATGCTGGGAGTTACTCCTGAGAGTGGCCTGGAAGAGATTGATAAAACCCGAGATAGTCACGTCAGATAGAGTTATTTGGCTTGGGTGTTCGAGGAGGAGGTACAACATGCATGAGAGACGATGGTGATGCTGAATAGGTTACCATGCACAAGAGGTATGCCATGAGAGCATACCTTTTGTTTCTTGTTGGCACACAAACTTTTATGGACACCAGTGCCACTTACACTAATATTATGTACCTCCAGTTTTTTGCTGATCTTGGGACAGTCcactagtggaactggggggctgCTTTTCCTGGTATACTTGTACACAAAGCTAGATGAAGAGATAAAGTGGAATATGAAGCAGATAACCGGCGATATGTCACTCATGACAGTATCACTTCTTTTTCCTTGTGgcatttgttaattattttgattcgggaaactaactatttaattttcttatttcaaGGATAGATCCTACAACACTTCCCCCGCATCTCAGGTTGGTCACTTGCGGAGGGTTATACTAAAGATAAGTTGCGTGCCTGCGCATACGACCCCCTCCGAGGGAACCATGCGGTAGAGCCTTTCCGGTTGTACATTGACTGGCTGGCCTATGAGGACGTGCACTTCTCTTCATACAACGACCACCGCGAGGCGATACCATTTGGCGAGGTGTCGCTGTTTACAGGTTGGTTGGCTTGCGGGATTTGCAAGACGACTGCCAATATGCTTGAGCAGGTGATGCATCAGTTCGGATTCACCCAGACTATTCCCCGAGATCCTACTGTAGCTGCTCCTCCGGCGCTGAGACAGAGGGATATAGATGagctttttgatgattttaagaaTCATCTTGTTCCTGAGGAGGCCAGAAGTATCATAGCTACATCCGACTGGAGCTACGAGTACGGTTACATGTTATCGTTCTTTCGGGTATCCCATCTATACATGATACAGGATGTTCCAGAGAACCCACCGAGGCCAGTTCATAAGGAGATCCTAGAGGAGAAGCAGGCTAGGGCTGATCATGCCACTGATATGTTGCCCAGGTGTCGTCGTATCATGGAGTTTGTGCAGGAGATTATTGAGCGAGGTTTATTTCCTGATGGATCTGATGCTCGACGGACTCTGGATGCCATCATGGCAGAGGCTCGGGATGCTATGCTTTACAGGAGGCAGCAGAGGAACGCCTCAAAGGTGACAGGCCGACTCATCATCTGCCATACCCAgtagtttttgttatttttttttgttatttgattGTACTTTTTTGTTATTCAGTTTGAATTACATTTTTGTATCTCGTACTACTGCACTATATCTCGTCATACCCAATAGCTTATTGTTATTCAGTAATTtatgacttttttttttcaattgtacAGATATTTGTATTATGTGCGAATGAAACGTAAATATattaaaatggtaaaatggtTCTGATACGAGTAACAGAAGAAACCGAAAATATATTGTCGATTTTGAAACCGCAAATATACTTCTGATTTGCAATCAATTTTAACAATAAATGGTGCTCACTAGAAATATATTTCCGGTTTTGGAAGGATATTTTATGAATTTCATAGAGTACTTCTTTAGACCATGGGGTGGAATAAGAATTTCCATGAGTAAAATGCACTTGGGCATTGCGCATATAAGTTTGTATGAAAATTAACAATGGACTTTGTTGAATAAAACCAATGTAAAGCAAACTAGCACACTGCACTACACAGTAGATAAAAATGTGACTGTACTACATTCTATCACATTAATCACATTGTAACATAGAAATCTTGTCACTACATTCAAGTGAAAGGAAAATCTAATTTCGTACACAGTTCCAAGAaaaaaaatgcagaaatgtaTTCACTTGCTAACAACCATGAATATGCTAAACTAGACTAGACACTAAATCAGAGGCCTTCAAAATCGAATTAGTGGAAACCCGGTTTTATTCTTGCGCATGCTGGCCTGAATGCTTTTCCATTAGATCTCTGATCAACACTAGAATCTCAGTTCGCATGCAGTGAACAGAAGATGAAGTAACCCGTTCCTTCACGACAGAGAACCACAAATCATTTGCATCAGTCTTTTTACCATTTACATGCCAGTCGCATATCACTCTTGCTATGGCTGTGACATATAAGCCACAATCATAACCGTTCACTTGCTTAGGCGAATCAGTGCATTCCAGATAGCGGGCCTCGGATCCTGATTCAGATAATCCCACATATTCTACAACAGCTTTATAGAGTTTCATAGCAGGTTCTGAATTTAAGCTTCTGCAGCTATCATGGTGAACAAATAGATTCGCATTGCGGTAGTATGCAAGTAAGCTCCAATGCGATCCACCTTCCGCTGTGTTAACGTCTTCGTTGTCATTGACGGGAAATAAAACAAGTTCCTTTTCAGACAAATGAAGAGGCTCTAAGAAATCTTTTAAAGCCGCGGCAAAAGGACATTGTATTACCCAAAACGCAATGGATGGTGGAACCAACAAGATATCCGAAGAGGGATAGAATGACGAAAGATAACTCAGATAAAACTCGATAATTCGATCATTCAAAAAATATGGACCACCGAGGATGTCTAGATCAGATCGTCTCAGCACCACATCATTGTAGCTGAGAATCTTCTCATCTGCTTTTGATTTACTCATCTTGCGAAGACGCTAGCCTGAAGAAAACAATTTAAACAAATCCAGTAATTGTTATCCGGTGCTCTAGTTGAGGAATAACTAAtcaaaacaacttattttcataaataaattccTCACGGCCTGTGAAGCAGAGACGCCAGAAACACGACACCGACACTTAGTAATATAAGAAGGATTTCACACATGAGATATATGTGTTCTAAACTTTCATTCATTTTTACCAATTACCGTCTATAAAAAAATCATCAAATCCAAATCATAAGCAACTTAGTTTCCCCAAATTGTTTCACGAAAGAGTGAATCGTCAACTACAATGAATGGGAGAATCATTAGTCTAACCtaaaagttaacctaattcagtgTTGTTTGTgatggaattgaattgaattggaaTGAATAACAAGAAATTTTtgtcaagaaaaaagaaaatgagtAAGAGAATCAATGATTGAGTGTGACTTACAATGATAGAGTGCAGTTGAGAATCTGCTATGGAGAAGACGAACAGCGATGCCAGTCCGTTTAGAATCCTACCAAGTGTTTTGGATTTACAAACACCAAATGAGTGGGTAAAACTTTTAAGAGAAAGTGGGtggaaaaaaaagttttttaagaATGAACTATTTCGATTGAGTTATTTGAAAATATCGTTAGTGATCCAAGTTTTGTGATTTTGTTTTAGAGGTGTTATCAAAATAATTTAcgatgtttttcattttttttttaatttaattttataagttctccaaaataaaatagtttatgaaaataatttaatttagggttAAGAATGTTTGGTCCTCCTAAATATCTCATGGttcttttttaaaacatttttttaaaacaatagtCTTTCTAAAAATTTGCATTCAAAAGCGTTGCTATTAGTAAACTGTCGCTAAAATCGTTGTTAATTTTGTCGCTAAGTTGCAAGAGGGACTAAAAGTGTGAATAAAATTTTTAGGAAGACtattttttgaaggaaattttttgagagactaaaaataaaatatgagatATTTAGGAGTACCACAAACATATTAAAcactttaatttataatatacatataaaaaaaaaaatttatggttTAAATAATCTTTTGGTCCGTGTAAGTTggcttgttttttattttcattcttgtattttatttttcttggaaataatCCCTAGTCCCTAAAATTAAAATCCATAAAGAAATCCGCAGTGCAGATTTTAACTTTAGGGGCtaaaattaggggtggcaaacgggtatGCCAAACCCCGTTTAGggccgccccgcaaaagcccgcaaaaaaaacGGGACGGGGCATACATAATTAAGGGTGCGGACTTAAAACCTTGCCCcgtcccgcaaaaaagtgagaaCAGGGCGGGCTAAGCCCAGAGACACTAcaccttttaagcctaaaaatgtaaaaatttatgttaatttacATGCCAGCAAAAGCCCACATAAAAACGGGGCGGTGCGGAGCAGTCACATTAAAGGGTGAGGACTTAAAACCTTGGTCCGCCCCGCactaaagtgcgggtaaaacgggcatgcccaacgggtcgagcccattttgccacccctaactaAAACCAAACAAAATTCAGTTGTACATTTGGAGACGAAAATAAAAACACACCAACTTATTATAGagaccaaaagactatttaagtaAATTTATTCATAAATATTGTTTTGGACCGCTCTCAAGCCCCGTAATGAAAGGCTCAATAACAAGTTGTACATTTGGAGAAATATATTTCGGGTTAGACACTAAGACACCTTTACTTAAGCGCTTTTCTCTATAACACCCCAATTTTACTCGATAAATTACTCGGTAATTATAACGAAAAATCAGAGTTATTAAAAAACTTTATCAACAATTGAGATGTCAAATTTCGTCATTTAAATCATTTACGGCATACATGCCTTCATCACATATACATAGCATGTATAATTAAAACGAACaattataacatttaatttaatcctcaaaatcacttcattaaa
This genomic stretch from Vicia villosa cultivar HV-30 ecotype Madison, WI unplaced genomic scaffold, Vvil1.0 ctg.001572F_1_1, whole genome shotgun sequence harbors:
- the LOC131635854 gene encoding NEDD8-specific protease 1-like, giving the protein MSKSKADEKILSYNDVVLRRSDLDILGGPYFLNDRIIEFYLSYLSSFYPSSDILLVPPSIAFWVIQCPFAAALKDFLEPLHLSEKELVLFPVNDNEDVNTAEGGSHWSLLAYYRNANLFVHHDSCRSLNSEPAMKLYKAVVEYVGLSESGSEARYLECTDSPKQVNGYDCGLYVTAIARVICDWHVNGKKTDANDLWFSVVKERVTSSSVHCMRTEILVLIRDLMEKHSGQHAQE